A window of Salmo trutta chromosome 31, fSalTru1.1, whole genome shotgun sequence contains these coding sequences:
- the LOC115169538 gene encoding SUN domain-containing ossification factor isoform X3, whose protein sequence is MMKKRLWRVVTVFLLVFLPCWHPIKYVGCAEQPPEAQSMPAPAQDSSGEEDPGDKSHHRGVVQVEEGWGSQYAQYLSEEVLPEGEEVATQQQGLAGEEAETPGTEVEDKEHVKTLDLEDSVAEKEQETARPEARPEAEQPPPEAVVTQEQKPTPASDLSPPPSAPALNPIPEDPSSTPSSSSSVPEEIVSDVPLSESSDADLAIADCEAGETNPFDGTFTSLPVVLENTSNALGKGTKTDIDPPLVKDLSSHIITETDPSVATKDPEDIPTFDEWKKKMMEVETEKTQATHTSSNGGSHAVKKVQKNFNNYASVECGAKILGSNPEAKSTSAILMESMDHYMLNPCSNKIWFIIELCDPIQVKQLDIANFELFSSTPKDFLVSISDRYPTNKWVKRGTFHARDERTVQSFPLDDHLYTKYVKMFTKYIKVELVSHHGSEHFCPLSLVRVFGTSMVEEYEEIADPLDRPEDQDGDQDDHLDYPPGYVPVEDEASNDLIGSAKDVILNMVNNIKVNVLGGGPGEGNFSGQAVNLTASKSSDPDTTSTVSPVPDTVGVEQSEVQEHPVTTTEDPTPEPPTPEPPVTEEPKLENLTGEELVVTPIEEEEEEEEVQSIVTMLEEEEEEEGRDREVHHCPGLGQQESLDYCGLSSSYSCSCSASFQEYLLHQCSVQRTCTSQEREPEAPPVSGTSITLSQQLTISPTTTQTPQQPHTRGEQPQEREASPALGERGASPTQAPPHLPWVETEAVGEGEPSTELPHLEPSQTSTLPRPSSTDPDSSATRPTPAVEPPHQASSKDLPGQKQPATGAEKNREVQQEENRQPFPTVTTTTSSPSGPLEQSWRAPVERLCPDVQPAKQDIPVIHPPHVADPHPLPTVSTPTEQQQPPAPTAEPESAAGSGNTTPGESRSVPVVVMTEPPSRGQAVATETKGEAELVEDILFTSSPNGNGQQLLHPPSPSPSPSDFYAELHKPTEQANGNPMHASASQKESVFMRLNNRIKALEMNMSLSGRYLEQLSQRYRRQMEEMQRAFNKTIIKLQNTSRIAEEQDQRQTESIQSLQGQLEDVTQLVLNLSVGVSQLQSQVSERQSYLLLCLVLCLFLGLLLCVQHSRMSASELPSTDPERPIPKSYSYCCPERRFWEYEDMSLKRGMSYPLLHSGSFQLPTTEGPELPRTVEPLSFLPANKKKKRSKMKTVETLKCTALCAPLLADGASVCNSGTPGGTTDPTPRMGRLSHHAFMDPPSGGSSESSSQSDEPSLCGLAAISCTRLCDGLPPPRSRAEKRAFKRHRSKPGCVVVEDLLQAPQRDATPITPTLQGLMGGGKELSAGMLGVKAL, encoded by the exons GCACCCAATTAAATATGTTGGCTGCGCAGAGCAGCCCCCAGAGGCTCAGAGCATGCCTGCACCTGCTCAGGACAGCAGCGGAGAGGAAGACCCAGGCGACAAGTCCCATCACAGG GGTGTTGTTCAGGTAGAGGAGGGCTGGGGGTCCCAGTATGCCCAGTACCTATCTGAAGAGGTGCtgccagagggagaggaggtggcgaCACAGCAGCAGGGCCTAGCAGGGGAGGAGGCGGAGACTCCAGGCACAGAGGTGGAGGACAAGGAGCATGTCAAG ACGTTGGACCTGGAGGATTCTGTAGCAGAGAAGGAGCAAGAGACAGCACGGCCAGAGGCCCGGCCAGAGGCTGAGCAGCCACCTCCAGAGGCCGTTGTCACCCAAGAGCAGAAGCCAACCCCCgcctctgacctctcccctccaccatcTGCCCCTGCCCTCAACCCCATCCCCGAAGACCCCTCCAGCACCCCTAGCTCATCCTCTAGTGTACCAGAGGAAATTGTGTCTGATGTCCCTTTGTCAGAATCCAGCGATGCTGATCTGGCCATAGCCGACTGTGAAGCTGGAGAAACCAACCCCTTTGACGGCACCTTCACCAG TCTTCCTGTTGTCCTGGAGAACACATCCAATGCCCTGGGAAAGGGCACCAAGACTGACATAGACCCCCCTCTGGTCAAG GACTTGAGCTCACACATCATCACAGAGACAGATCCCAGCGTGGCAACCAAGGATCCGGAGGACATCCCCACCTTTGACGAGTGGAAGAAGAAAATGATGGAGGTGGAGACCGAGAAGA CTCAGGCCACTCATACCTCCAGCAACGGCGGCTCCCACGCTGTAAAGAAGGTGCAGAAGAACTTCAACAACTATGCATCGGTGGAGTGTGGGGCAAAGATCCTGGGTTCTAACCCAGAGGCTAAG AGCACTTCAGCCATATTAATGGAGAGCATGGATCATTACATGTTAAATCCCTGCAGCAACAAgatctg gttCATCATCGAGCTGTGTGATCCCATCCAGGTGAAGCAGTTGGACATCGCTAACTTTGAGCTCTTCTCTTCTACACCCAAAGACTTCCTGGTCTCCATCAGTGACAG GTATCCAACCAACAAGTGGGTGAAGCGGGGAACTTTTCATGCTCGGGACGAGCGCACTGTTCAGAGTTTCCCTCTGGATGACCATCTGTATACCAAATATGTCAAG ATGTTCACCAAGTACATAAAG GTGGAGCTGGTCTCTCACCATGGATCTGAACACTTCTGCCCTCTCAGCCTCGTAAG GGTGTTTGGAACGAGTATGGTGGAGGAGTACGAGGAGATCGCTGACCCCCTGGACAGACCGGAAGACCAGGATGGCGACCAGGATGACCACCTCG ATTATCCTCCTGGATATGTTCCTGTAGAGGACGAGGCTTCAAATGACCTCATAGGATCAGCCAAGG ATGTCATTCTGAACATGGTGAACAACATTAAAGTCAATGTGCTGGGAGGAGGACCAGGGGAAGGGAACTTCTCAGGCCAGGCAGTGAACCTGACTGCCAGTAAATCCTCTGACCCCGACACCACCTCCACCGTCAGCCCTGT GCCTGACACTGTAGGCGTGGAACAGTCTGAGGTGCAAGAACACCCTGTCACTACCACAGAGGATCCCACACCAGAGCCCCCTACTCCAGAACCCCCTGTCACAGAGGAACCCAAACTAGAGAATCTAACTGGGGAGGAGCTGGTTGTGACTcctatagaggaggaggaggaggaggaggaggtccagTCTATAGTTACCATgctggaggaggaagaagaagaggaagggagggacagagaggtgcACCATTGCCCTGGCCTCGGACAGCAAGAAAGCCTTGACTACTGTGGCCTGTCTTCCTCCTATTCTTGCTCCTGCTCAGCCTCCTTCCAGGAGTACCTCCTCCACCAGTGTTCTGTTCAAAGGACCTGCACCAGCCAGGAGAGGGAGCCAGAGGCACCCCCAGTCTCAGGAACCAGCATCACCCTGTCACAGCAGCTCACCATCTCCCCCACGACCACTCAGACCCCACAGCAGCCCCACACTCGGGGGGAACAGCCTCAGGAGAGAGAAGCCAGCCCTGCCCTCGGGGAGAGGGGAGCAAGTCCCACTCAAGCCCCACCACACCTTCCATGGGTTGAGACGGAggcagtgggagagggagagcccAGCACTGAGCTGCCCCACCTGGAGCCCAGCCAGACCtccaccctgcccagacccagtTCCACCGACCCCGACAGCTCTGCTACTAGGCCCACCCCTGCCGTGGAGCCTCCACACCAGGCCTCCTCAAAAGACCTGCCCGGGCAGAAGCAGCCCGCCACTGGGGCAGAGAAGAACCGGGAGGTGCAGCAGGAGGAGAacaggcagccttttcccactgtcaccaccaccacctccagccCCAGTGGCCCACTAGAGCAGAGTTGGAGAGCCCCTGTAGAGAGGCTCTGTCCGGACGTCCAGCCTGCCAAACAAGACATCCCGGTCATCCACCCCCCACATGTGGCCGATCCCCATCCCCTCCCCACTGTCTCCACacccacagagcagcagcagcctcccgcCCCCACAGCTGAACCAGAGAGTGCTGCTGGCAGCGGCAACACTACTCCTGGGGAGTCCCGCTCTGTCCCCGTCGTGGTTATGACAGAACCCCCCTCACGTGGCCAGGCTGTCGCAACAGAAACCAAGGGGGAAGCAGAGCTTGTGGAGGACATCCTCTTCACCTCGTCGCCCAATGGCAACGGGCAGCAGCTGCTTcacccaccctccccctctccttccccctcagACTTCTACGCAGAGCTCCACAAACCCACGGAACAGGCGAACGGGAACCCGATGCACGCCTCCGCCAGCCAGAAGGAGTCTGTGTTCATGAGGCTCAACAACCGCATCAAGGCCCTGGAGATGAACATGTCGCTGAGCGGACGTTACCTGGAGCAGCTCAGCCAGAG GTACCGAAGGCAGATGGAAGAGATGCAGAGGGCTTTCAACAAAACCATCATCAAACTGCAGAACACATCCAGGATAGCAGAGGAGCAG GACCAGAGACAGACGGAGTCCATCCAGTCGTTGCAGGGCCAGCTGGAGGACGTCACACAGCTGGTTCTCAACCTGTCTGTCGGAGTCAGTCAGCTGCAGAGCCAG GTGTCTGAAAGGCAGAGTTACCTCCTGCTGTGCCTGGTGTTGTGTTTGTTCCTGGGGTTGCTGCTGTGTGTCCAGCACAGTCGCATGTCTGCCAGTGAGCTTCCCTCCACAGACCCGGAGCGTCCTATACCCAAGAGCTATAGCTACTGCTGCCCAGAGAG GCGTTTCTGGGAATATGAAGACATGAGCTTGAAGAGAGGAATGTCATATCCTCTCCTGCACTCGGGCTCCTTCCAGTTACCCACCACTGAAG GTCCAGAGTTACCGCGTACTGTTGAACCACTGAGTTTTCTACCAGCTAATAAAAAG AAGAAACGGAGTAAGATGAAGACCGTGGAAACCTTGAAATGCACTGCGCTCTGCGCTCCTCTGCTTGCTGACGGAGCATCCGTATGTAACAGCGGCACCCCTGGTGGCACCACAGACCCTACACCCCGCATGGGGCGTCTCAGCCACCACGCCTTCATGGACCCCCCGTCCGGGGGCAGTTCAGAGAGCTCCTCCCAGTCGGACGAGCCCTCCTTATGCGGCCTTGCCGCCATCTCCTGCACTCGCCTCTGTGACGGCCTGCCCCCGCCCAGGAGCAGGGCAGAGAAGCGGGCGTTCAAGCGGCATCGCTCCAAGCCTGGGTGCGTGGTGGTGGAGGATCTCCTGCAGGCCCCGCAGAGAGATGCAACACCCATAACCCCTACCCTGCAGGGCCTCATGGGTGGGGGGAAGGAGCTGTCTGCAGGGATGCTGGGAGTGAAGGCACTCTGA
- the LOC115169538 gene encoding SUN domain-containing ossification factor isoform X1 → MMKKRLWRVVTVFLLVFLPCWHPIKYVGCAEQPPEAQSMPAPAQDSSGEEDPGDKSHHRGVVQVEEGWGSQYAQYLSEEVLPEGEEVATQQQGLAGEEAETPGTEVEDKEHVKTLDLEDSVAEKEQETARPEARPEAEQPPPEAVVTQEQKPTPASDLSPPPSAPALNPIPEDPSSTPSSSSSVPEEIVSDVPLSESSDADLAIADCEAGETNPFDGTFTSLPVVLENTSNALGKGTKTDIDPPLVKVGQASVGLAQGTNASHMLKEQDLSSHIITETDPSVATKDPEDIPTFDEWKKKMMEVETEKTQATHTSSNGGSHAVKKVQKNFNNYASVECGAKILGSNPEAKSTSAILMESMDHYMLNPCSNKIWFIIELCDPIQVKQLDIANFELFSSTPKDFLVSISDRYPTNKWVKRGTFHARDERTVQSFPLDDHLYTKYVKMFTKYIKVELVSHHGSEHFCPLSLVRVFGTSMVEEYEEIADPLDRPEDQDGDQDDHLDYPPGYVPVEDEASNDLIGSAKDVILNMVNNIKVNVLGGGPGEGNFSGQAVNLTASKSSDPDTTSTVSPVPDTVGVEQSEVQEHPVTTTEDPTPEPPTPEPPVTEEPKLENLTGEELVVTPIEEEEEEEEVQSIVTMLEEEEEEEGRDREVHHCPGLGQQESLDYCGLSSSYSCSCSASFQEYLLHQCSVQRTCTSQEREPEAPPVSGTSITLSQQLTISPTTTQTPQQPHTRGEQPQEREASPALGERGASPTQAPPHLPWVETEAVGEGEPSTELPHLEPSQTSTLPRPSSTDPDSSATRPTPAVEPPHQASSKDLPGQKQPATGAEKNREVQQEENRQPFPTVTTTTSSPSGPLEQSWRAPVERLCPDVQPAKQDIPVIHPPHVADPHPLPTVSTPTEQQQPPAPTAEPESAAGSGNTTPGESRSVPVVVMTEPPSRGQAVATETKGEAELVEDILFTSSPNGNGQQLLHPPSPSPSPSDFYAELHKPTEQANGNPMHASASQKESVFMRLNNRIKALEMNMSLSGRYLEQLSQRYRRQMEEMQRAFNKTIIKLQNTSRIAEEQDQRQTESIQSLQGQLEDVTQLVLNLSVGVSQLQSQVSERQSYLLLCLVLCLFLGLLLCVQHSRMSASELPSTDPERPIPKSYSYCCPERRFWEYEDMSLKRGMSYPLLHSGSFQLPTTEGPELPRTVEPLSFLPANKKKKRSKMKTVETLKCTALCAPLLADGASVCNSGTPGGTTDPTPRMGRLSHHAFMDPPSGGSSESSSQSDEPSLCGLAAISCTRLCDGLPPPRSRAEKRAFKRHRSKPGCVVVEDLLQAPQRDATPITPTLQGLMGGGKELSAGMLGVKAL, encoded by the exons GCACCCAATTAAATATGTTGGCTGCGCAGAGCAGCCCCCAGAGGCTCAGAGCATGCCTGCACCTGCTCAGGACAGCAGCGGAGAGGAAGACCCAGGCGACAAGTCCCATCACAGG GGTGTTGTTCAGGTAGAGGAGGGCTGGGGGTCCCAGTATGCCCAGTACCTATCTGAAGAGGTGCtgccagagggagaggaggtggcgaCACAGCAGCAGGGCCTAGCAGGGGAGGAGGCGGAGACTCCAGGCACAGAGGTGGAGGACAAGGAGCATGTCAAG ACGTTGGACCTGGAGGATTCTGTAGCAGAGAAGGAGCAAGAGACAGCACGGCCAGAGGCCCGGCCAGAGGCTGAGCAGCCACCTCCAGAGGCCGTTGTCACCCAAGAGCAGAAGCCAACCCCCgcctctgacctctcccctccaccatcTGCCCCTGCCCTCAACCCCATCCCCGAAGACCCCTCCAGCACCCCTAGCTCATCCTCTAGTGTACCAGAGGAAATTGTGTCTGATGTCCCTTTGTCAGAATCCAGCGATGCTGATCTGGCCATAGCCGACTGTGAAGCTGGAGAAACCAACCCCTTTGACGGCACCTTCACCAG TCTTCCTGTTGTCCTGGAGAACACATCCAATGCCCTGGGAAAGGGCACCAAGACTGACATAGACCCCCCTCTGGTCAAGGTAGGTCAGGCCTCAGTGGGGCTGGCTCAGGGGACCAACGCCTCCCACATGCTCAAAGAACAG GACTTGAGCTCACACATCATCACAGAGACAGATCCCAGCGTGGCAACCAAGGATCCGGAGGACATCCCCACCTTTGACGAGTGGAAGAAGAAAATGATGGAGGTGGAGACCGAGAAGA CTCAGGCCACTCATACCTCCAGCAACGGCGGCTCCCACGCTGTAAAGAAGGTGCAGAAGAACTTCAACAACTATGCATCGGTGGAGTGTGGGGCAAAGATCCTGGGTTCTAACCCAGAGGCTAAG AGCACTTCAGCCATATTAATGGAGAGCATGGATCATTACATGTTAAATCCCTGCAGCAACAAgatctg gttCATCATCGAGCTGTGTGATCCCATCCAGGTGAAGCAGTTGGACATCGCTAACTTTGAGCTCTTCTCTTCTACACCCAAAGACTTCCTGGTCTCCATCAGTGACAG GTATCCAACCAACAAGTGGGTGAAGCGGGGAACTTTTCATGCTCGGGACGAGCGCACTGTTCAGAGTTTCCCTCTGGATGACCATCTGTATACCAAATATGTCAAG ATGTTCACCAAGTACATAAAG GTGGAGCTGGTCTCTCACCATGGATCTGAACACTTCTGCCCTCTCAGCCTCGTAAG GGTGTTTGGAACGAGTATGGTGGAGGAGTACGAGGAGATCGCTGACCCCCTGGACAGACCGGAAGACCAGGATGGCGACCAGGATGACCACCTCG ATTATCCTCCTGGATATGTTCCTGTAGAGGACGAGGCTTCAAATGACCTCATAGGATCAGCCAAGG ATGTCATTCTGAACATGGTGAACAACATTAAAGTCAATGTGCTGGGAGGAGGACCAGGGGAAGGGAACTTCTCAGGCCAGGCAGTGAACCTGACTGCCAGTAAATCCTCTGACCCCGACACCACCTCCACCGTCAGCCCTGT GCCTGACACTGTAGGCGTGGAACAGTCTGAGGTGCAAGAACACCCTGTCACTACCACAGAGGATCCCACACCAGAGCCCCCTACTCCAGAACCCCCTGTCACAGAGGAACCCAAACTAGAGAATCTAACTGGGGAGGAGCTGGTTGTGACTcctatagaggaggaggaggaggaggaggaggtccagTCTATAGTTACCATgctggaggaggaagaagaagaggaagggagggacagagaggtgcACCATTGCCCTGGCCTCGGACAGCAAGAAAGCCTTGACTACTGTGGCCTGTCTTCCTCCTATTCTTGCTCCTGCTCAGCCTCCTTCCAGGAGTACCTCCTCCACCAGTGTTCTGTTCAAAGGACCTGCACCAGCCAGGAGAGGGAGCCAGAGGCACCCCCAGTCTCAGGAACCAGCATCACCCTGTCACAGCAGCTCACCATCTCCCCCACGACCACTCAGACCCCACAGCAGCCCCACACTCGGGGGGAACAGCCTCAGGAGAGAGAAGCCAGCCCTGCCCTCGGGGAGAGGGGAGCAAGTCCCACTCAAGCCCCACCACACCTTCCATGGGTTGAGACGGAggcagtgggagagggagagcccAGCACTGAGCTGCCCCACCTGGAGCCCAGCCAGACCtccaccctgcccagacccagtTCCACCGACCCCGACAGCTCTGCTACTAGGCCCACCCCTGCCGTGGAGCCTCCACACCAGGCCTCCTCAAAAGACCTGCCCGGGCAGAAGCAGCCCGCCACTGGGGCAGAGAAGAACCGGGAGGTGCAGCAGGAGGAGAacaggcagccttttcccactgtcaccaccaccacctccagccCCAGTGGCCCACTAGAGCAGAGTTGGAGAGCCCCTGTAGAGAGGCTCTGTCCGGACGTCCAGCCTGCCAAACAAGACATCCCGGTCATCCACCCCCCACATGTGGCCGATCCCCATCCCCTCCCCACTGTCTCCACacccacagagcagcagcagcctcccgcCCCCACAGCTGAACCAGAGAGTGCTGCTGGCAGCGGCAACACTACTCCTGGGGAGTCCCGCTCTGTCCCCGTCGTGGTTATGACAGAACCCCCCTCACGTGGCCAGGCTGTCGCAACAGAAACCAAGGGGGAAGCAGAGCTTGTGGAGGACATCCTCTTCACCTCGTCGCCCAATGGCAACGGGCAGCAGCTGCTTcacccaccctccccctctccttccccctcagACTTCTACGCAGAGCTCCACAAACCCACGGAACAGGCGAACGGGAACCCGATGCACGCCTCCGCCAGCCAGAAGGAGTCTGTGTTCATGAGGCTCAACAACCGCATCAAGGCCCTGGAGATGAACATGTCGCTGAGCGGACGTTACCTGGAGCAGCTCAGCCAGAG GTACCGAAGGCAGATGGAAGAGATGCAGAGGGCTTTCAACAAAACCATCATCAAACTGCAGAACACATCCAGGATAGCAGAGGAGCAG GACCAGAGACAGACGGAGTCCATCCAGTCGTTGCAGGGCCAGCTGGAGGACGTCACACAGCTGGTTCTCAACCTGTCTGTCGGAGTCAGTCAGCTGCAGAGCCAG GTGTCTGAAAGGCAGAGTTACCTCCTGCTGTGCCTGGTGTTGTGTTTGTTCCTGGGGTTGCTGCTGTGTGTCCAGCACAGTCGCATGTCTGCCAGTGAGCTTCCCTCCACAGACCCGGAGCGTCCTATACCCAAGAGCTATAGCTACTGCTGCCCAGAGAG GCGTTTCTGGGAATATGAAGACATGAGCTTGAAGAGAGGAATGTCATATCCTCTCCTGCACTCGGGCTCCTTCCAGTTACCCACCACTGAAG GTCCAGAGTTACCGCGTACTGTTGAACCACTGAGTTTTCTACCAGCTAATAAAAAG AAGAAACGGAGTAAGATGAAGACCGTGGAAACCTTGAAATGCACTGCGCTCTGCGCTCCTCTGCTTGCTGACGGAGCATCCGTATGTAACAGCGGCACCCCTGGTGGCACCACAGACCCTACACCCCGCATGGGGCGTCTCAGCCACCACGCCTTCATGGACCCCCCGTCCGGGGGCAGTTCAGAGAGCTCCTCCCAGTCGGACGAGCCCTCCTTATGCGGCCTTGCCGCCATCTCCTGCACTCGCCTCTGTGACGGCCTGCCCCCGCCCAGGAGCAGGGCAGAGAAGCGGGCGTTCAAGCGGCATCGCTCCAAGCCTGGGTGCGTGGTGGTGGAGGATCTCCTGCAGGCCCCGCAGAGAGATGCAACACCCATAACCCCTACCCTGCAGGGCCTCATGGGTGGGGGGAAGGAGCTGTCTGCAGGGATGCTGGGAGTGAAGGCACTCTGA